A portion of the Mytilus galloprovincialis chromosome 12, xbMytGall1.hap1.1, whole genome shotgun sequence genome contains these proteins:
- the LOC143055097 gene encoding uncharacterized protein LOC143055097 produces MIFLLILIIGTATGYDLKCPAKAEWRLKGNISCSSEDKYVCLFNLLEEKYMENCSGSDRSSIGSKLVFQPLFNLAVCDAGRYQPIVFTTHGNSDCIYSKSKCADEGQLVFSNDSSSADTACRCDYTQGYTFVTRPTNRCFCNPSDADCSCYRSTCTKLSADYICVTDRDIMVNSTCQEILPNIPYNTDENTAQLNESNTKGYSSAHHVAYFIIASIVVYFVVAVVVLNVSDFGKLQRHPTYRRKK; encoded by the exons ATGATTTTTCTCCTAATACTG ATTATTGGAACGGCGACTGGATACGACTTAAAATGTCCAGCCAAAGCAGAATGGAGATTAAAAGGAAACATTTCCTGTTCTTCGGAGGACAAATATGTATGTTTGTTCAACTTACTGGAAGAGAAATATATGGAAAATTGTTCAGGTTCAGATCGAAGTAGCATAG GAAGTAAGCTAGTGTTCCAACCCTTGTTTAACCTAGCAGTGTGTGATGCCGGAAGATATCAACCTATCGTGTTCACCACCCATGGAAACAGTGATTGTATCTACAGTAAATCAAAATGTGCTGATGAGGGACAGTTGGTATTCAGCAATGATTCTTCTAGCGCCGATACTGCTTGTCGCTGTGACTACACACAGGGGTATACTTTTGTCACGAGACCAACGAACCGTTGTTTCTGTAACCCATCTGACGCAGATTGCTCATGCTATAGATCTACGTGTACAAAACTGTCTGCAG ATTATATATGCGTTACTGACCGGGATATAATGGTGAATTCAACATGTCAGGAAATACTCCCAAACAT ACCATACAACACAGATGAAAATACAGCCCAGTTAAACGAAAGCAACACAAAAG gCTACTCCAGTGCTCATCACGTTGCATATTTCATCATTGCTAGTATAGTCG tttattttgtcGTTGCTGTCGTAGTGTTAAACGTCAGCGACTTTGGTAAGCTACAAAGACACCCAACATATAGAAGAAAaaagtga